The window GAAAGAATTGCAGGGCCAGGGCCTGGCCGATGCCGCTCGATGCGCCGGTGATGAAAACCAGTTTGGACACAGCCGTTCGCCAGCCTATTTGCCCGCACGCGCCGGCAAGACGCCGCGCACCCGACCCCTGAGTTCCATCAGACGGTCCAGGTTGTCGTAATCCATGGCGTCGGCGGTGAACCGGTCGTTGTCGCGGATGAGCGTGACCGGCTTGTTCGACGTCACACGCTCCGCATCGGAAAAGGCATGCAGGAATTCGCCACGGAACTCCAGCTGCGGCTGGCGCCGGCCTGCCGCATCGGTCGTCGCCTGGCGCGTGACGACGGCGTTGCCGAACAGTTGCACTTCGCTGCCGTCGGCATTGCTCAGCCCCCGGTTGGCCGTGGCGTTGGTCACGCGGCCCTCCGGGTTGATCGAACGGATGCGCACCTTGTCGATCTCGATGGTGTCGGTATCGGGGTAGTGGCGCGCTTCGACGCCGAGGATTTCGCTCTTGAGCCGGCCGGTGGCATCGAAAGTCTTGATCGAGAACTCGCGCATGAAATAGTCGGGCTCGTGCCGCACGGGCGCCGTCACCTCGGGCAGGCCG of the Rhodoferax koreense genome contains:
- the lptC gene encoding LPS export ABC transporter periplasmic protein LptC, whose translation is MMALLRAAWERVSIYLPLILMGLLALGTYWLVRNAPMLGLPEVTAPVRHEPDYFMREFSIKTFDATGRLKSEILGVEARHYPDTDTIEIDKVRIRSINPEGRVTNATANRGLSNADGSEVQLFGNAVVTRQATTDAAGRRQPQLEFRGEFLHAFSDAERVTSNKPVTLIRDNDRFTADAMDYDNLDRLMELRGRVRGVLPARAGK